In Halobaculum sp. XH14, a single genomic region encodes these proteins:
- a CDS encoding ArsR/SmtB family transcription factor yields MASPLTRLGGRTDSADAAPRVLPVDDEETDDVIEALGSGTARELFRAVHADPAPPSELARRVDTSVQNVHYHLTNLEAAGLVESLGRTYSEKGNEMTVYGPAAEPIVLTAEPEPDARGELDRLLGDWASGVAALGLASLAVQLAVERLVGTTPVELFEPASRAAGDPNWVVGVALTAAQPGVLFFVGGLVTFALAAYRDRDRSPSA; encoded by the coding sequence ATGGCATCGCCGCTGACCCGGCTCGGCGGCCGGACCGACTCCGCCGACGCCGCGCCGAGAGTGCTCCCGGTGGACGACGAGGAGACCGACGACGTGATCGAGGCGCTCGGTTCGGGGACGGCCCGCGAACTGTTCCGGGCGGTCCACGCCGACCCGGCTCCCCCCTCGGAGCTGGCCCGCCGCGTCGACACGTCCGTCCAGAACGTCCACTACCACCTTACCAACCTGGAGGCGGCCGGCCTCGTCGAGTCGCTCGGCCGCACCTACTCGGAGAAGGGCAACGAGATGACGGTGTACGGGCCGGCGGCCGAGCCGATCGTCCTGACCGCCGAGCCGGAACCGGACGCGCGGGGCGAACTCGACCGGCTGCTCGGCGACTGGGCCTCGGGCGTCGCGGCGCTCGGGCTCGCCAGCCTGGCCGTCCAGCTCGCCGTCGAGCGGCTGGTCGGGACCACGCCGGTCGAGCTGTTCGAGCCGGCCAGCAGGGCGGCCGGCGACCCGAACTGGGTGGTCGGCGTCGCGCTCACGGCGGCACAGCCGGGCGTCCTGTTCTTCGTCGGCGGCCTCGTCACGTTCGCGCTCGCCGCGTACCGGGACCGCGACCGGTCGCCGTCGGCGTGA
- a CDS encoding long-chain-fatty-acid--CoA ligase, which yields MEKPLLVTDFLDRARRNYGDHEAVLAVDGTRYTYDELGERADGFAAALQERGVGKGDRVAVLDPNTHYHLEAAYGSHEIGAVHTPLNYRLVESDFEYILNDAGVTAIYADAEYADRIEAIRDTVPTETFITNDADAVEGDWESFDGAIADAGEHERPEMSEDDVVTINYTSGTTGDPKGVCRTHRTETVHAYLISIHQEIRDDDTYLWTLPMFHVNGWGHLYAITGMGARHVCTRGVDAAAVFDRLRNEDVSYFCAAPTVLKMLGDHHDEHGGPVDGGQDVRVATAGAAPPEATIRTVEDEFGWYLKHVYGATETGPLITTSDARRYFDDDSDDRFGVKKTQGFGYLGTEIRVVDENGQDVPEDGQTIGEIVVRGNQVMDGYWEKPEATEEAFNDRISGYYHMGDLAAVNENGMLVIQDRKKDIIISGGENISSLELEDTLFSNDAVGDVAVIPAPSEEWGETPKAFVVPANGDVSSPGTSEADLIDYCRERLASFKVPSQVEFVKQLPKTATGKIQKFELRQQEWEGEERMVGEG from the coding sequence ATGGAGAAACCGCTGTTAGTCACGGACTTTCTCGACCGCGCCCGGCGCAACTACGGGGACCACGAGGCGGTCCTCGCCGTCGACGGCACGCGGTACACGTACGACGAACTCGGCGAGCGCGCCGACGGCTTCGCCGCCGCGCTCCAGGAACGCGGGGTGGGGAAGGGCGACCGCGTCGCCGTCCTCGACCCGAACACGCACTACCACCTGGAGGCGGCCTACGGGAGCCACGAGATCGGCGCGGTCCACACGCCGCTGAACTACCGGCTCGTCGAGTCGGACTTCGAGTACATCCTCAACGACGCTGGCGTGACGGCCATCTACGCCGACGCCGAGTACGCCGACCGCATCGAGGCGATCCGCGACACGGTGCCGACCGAGACGTTCATCACCAACGACGCGGACGCCGTCGAGGGCGACTGGGAGTCGTTCGACGGGGCCATCGCGGACGCCGGCGAGCACGAGCGCCCGGAGATGAGCGAGGACGACGTCGTCACCATCAACTACACCTCGGGCACCACGGGCGACCCGAAGGGAGTCTGCCGGACCCACCGGACCGAGACCGTCCACGCCTACCTCATCTCGATCCACCAGGAGATCCGCGACGACGACACCTACCTCTGGACGCTCCCGATGTTCCACGTGAACGGCTGGGGCCACCTCTACGCGATCACCGGGATGGGCGCGCGACACGTCTGCACCCGCGGGGTCGACGCCGCCGCGGTGTTCGACCGCCTCCGCAACGAGGACGTCTCCTACTTCTGTGCGGCCCCGACCGTGCTGAAGATGCTCGGGGACCACCACGACGAGCACGGCGGCCCGGTCGACGGCGGCCAGGACGTCCGCGTCGCCACCGCCGGCGCGGCACCGCCGGAAGCGACGATCCGGACGGTCGAGGACGAGTTCGGCTGGTACCTCAAACACGTGTACGGCGCGACCGAGACGGGGCCGCTCATCACCACCTCGGACGCCCGGCGCTACTTCGATGACGACTCGGACGACCGCTTCGGGGTGAAGAAGACGCAGGGGTTCGGCTACCTGGGCACGGAGATCCGCGTCGTCGACGAGAACGGCCAGGACGTGCCCGAGGACGGGCAGACGATCGGCGAGATCGTGGTCCGCGGCAACCAGGTGATGGACGGCTACTGGGAGAAGCCGGAGGCGACCGAGGAGGCGTTCAACGACCGAATCTCGGGCTACTACCACATGGGCGATCTGGCGGCGGTCAACGAGAACGGCATGCTGGTCATCCAGGACCGCAAGAAGGACATCATCATCTCTGGCGGGGAGAACATCTCCTCGCTCGAACTGGAGGACACGCTGTTCTCGAACGACGCGGTCGGCGACGTGGCCGTCATCCCGGCGCCGAGCGAGGAGTGGGGCGAGACCCCGAAGGCGTTCGTCGTGCCCGCCAACGGCGACGTCTCGTCGCCGGGCACGAGCGAGGCCGACCTCATCGACTACTGCCGCGAGCGCCTCGCGTCGTTCAAGGTGCCGAGCCAGGTCGAGTTCGTGAAGCAGCTCCCGAAGACGGCGACGGGCAAGATCCAGAAGTTCGAACTGCGCCAGCAGGAGTGGGAGGGCGAGGAGCGGATGGTCGGCGAGGGCTGA
- the hemB gene encoding porphobilinogen synthase encodes MDLTDRPRRLRTDGVRPLVSETDLAASDLIAPVFVDATTDERVAIESMPGHERVPVEEAAARVAEVRETGVEAIIVFGIPESKDAVGSRAYAEDGVVQRAVRDVAAETDAYVITDVCLCEYTDHGHCGVVEEGAAEDPTLTVRNDETLELLERTAVSHAEAGADMVAPSSMTDGMVGAIREGLDGAGFEGVPIMSYAAKYESAFYGPFRDAADGAPAFGDRRHYQMNPANGREALRETRLDVEQGADVLMVKPALPYLDVVSAVRREFDHPVAAYNVSGEYAMLHAAADRGWLDLEAVAHESLVSIKRAGADLILTYFAEDVAESL; translated from the coding sequence ATGGACCTCACGGACCGGCCGCGCCGGCTCAGAACCGACGGCGTCAGGCCGCTCGTCTCCGAAACCGACCTCGCGGCCTCGGACCTCATCGCCCCGGTGTTCGTCGACGCGACGACCGACGAGCGCGTCGCCATCGAGTCGATGCCCGGCCACGAGCGCGTCCCGGTCGAGGAGGCCGCCGCACGCGTCGCCGAGGTGCGCGAGACGGGCGTCGAGGCGATCATCGTCTTCGGCATCCCCGAGTCGAAGGACGCGGTCGGCTCACGGGCGTACGCCGAGGACGGCGTCGTCCAGCGCGCCGTGCGCGACGTCGCCGCCGAGACCGACGCCTACGTCATCACCGACGTCTGCCTCTGTGAGTACACCGACCACGGCCACTGCGGGGTCGTGGAGGAGGGTGCCGCCGAGGACCCGACGCTCACCGTGCGGAACGACGAGACGCTCGAACTGCTCGAGAGGACCGCCGTCTCGCACGCCGAGGCCGGCGCGGACATGGTCGCGCCCTCCTCGATGACCGACGGGATGGTCGGCGCGATCAGGGAAGGGCTGGACGGCGCGGGCTTCGAGGGGGTGCCGATCATGAGCTACGCCGCCAAGTACGAGTCGGCCTTCTACGGTCCGTTCCGCGATGCGGCCGACGGCGCACCCGCGTTCGGCGACCGGCGGCACTACCAGATGAACCCCGCGAACGGCCGCGAGGCGCTCCGGGAGACGAGACTCGACGTCGAACAGGGCGCGGACGTGCTGATGGTGAAACCCGCGCTGCCGTACCTCGACGTCGTCTCGGCGGTCCGCCGGGAGTTCGACCACCCGGTCGCGGCCTACAACGTCAGCGGCGAGTACGCCATGCTGCACGCGGCGGCCGACCGCGGCTGGCTGGACCTGGAGGCCGTCGCCCACGAGTCGCTGGTGAGCATCAAGCGGGCCGGGGCCGACCTGATCCTCACCTACTTCGCCGAGGACGTCGCGGAGTCGCTGTAG
- a CDS encoding carotenoid biosynthesis protein, producing the protein MTSSRTFAGTAAAVGLLSLAHAAVTWPVPAMVALFGGGAVLAFVAEAVVVDLDWLDHHVGPKVIGVPLYVLLGWTGTIYVAFRVALLVTDGWTAVVATGLLATTYDVLTDHQGVADGHWTYTDDLPGPRWRGVPWWNFAGWFAISCVTAAVTVPFL; encoded by the coding sequence ATGACGAGTAGCCGCACCTTCGCCGGAACCGCCGCCGCGGTCGGCCTCCTCTCGCTCGCTCACGCCGCGGTCACCTGGCCGGTGCCCGCGATGGTCGCGCTGTTCGGCGGCGGCGCGGTCCTCGCGTTCGTCGCCGAGGCGGTCGTCGTCGACCTCGACTGGCTGGACCACCACGTCGGCCCGAAAGTCATCGGCGTCCCCCTCTACGTCCTGCTCGGCTGGACGGGGACGATCTACGTCGCGTTCCGCGTCGCGCTCCTCGTGACGGACGGCTGGACGGCGGTCGTCGCGACCGGCCTGCTCGCCACGACCTACGACGTGCTCACCGACCACCAGGGGGTCGCGGACGGCCACTGGACGTACACCGACGACCTCCCGGGGCCTCGCTGGCGCGGCGTCCCGTGGTGGAACTTCGCCGGCTGGTTCGCCATCAGCTGTGTCACGGCGGCGGTCACCGTTCCCTTCCTCTGA
- the argF gene encoding ornithine carbamoyltransferase — MTTDTDDPFPTDLLDVDDLSSTQLGAVLDRATELKAGKDLTQLPRSTLAMLFEKPSTRTRASFETGMTQLGGHAMFLGPDDIQLGHGEPLKDTARALSGYVDAIMARLFDHSDLETLAEYADVPVVNGLTDDAHPCQTLADLLTIREAFGDLEDVSVAWVGDGNNVARSFAVGCGVAGVDLTVATPEGYGLGEDPIERAAAAGSAPTMTDSPADAVADADVVYTDVWVSMGQEKLREEKLPAFEGYQLNRDLLADTDARVMHCLPAHRGEEITDDVLESDRTLVWEQAENRMHAQKALLVELLA; from the coding sequence ATGACGACCGACACCGACGACCCGTTCCCGACCGACCTGCTCGACGTGGACGACCTCTCGTCCACCCAGCTAGGGGCGGTGCTCGACCGCGCGACCGAACTGAAGGCCGGCAAGGACCTGACGCAGCTCCCGCGGTCGACGCTCGCCATGCTGTTCGAGAAGCCCTCGACGCGCACCCGGGCGTCGTTCGAGACGGGGATGACCCAGCTCGGCGGCCACGCGATGTTCCTCGGCCCTGACGACATCCAGCTCGGCCACGGCGAGCCGCTGAAGGACACCGCCCGGGCGCTCTCGGGCTACGTCGACGCGATCATGGCCCGGCTGTTCGACCACTCGGACCTGGAAACCCTGGCCGAGTACGCCGACGTGCCCGTGGTGAACGGGCTGACCGACGACGCGCACCCGTGCCAGACGCTGGCCGACCTGCTGACCATCCGGGAGGCGTTCGGCGACCTCGAGGACGTCTCGGTCGCCTGGGTCGGCGACGGCAACAACGTCGCCCGCTCGTTCGCCGTCGGCTGTGGCGTCGCGGGCGTGGACCTGACGGTCGCGACGCCGGAGGGGTACGGCCTCGGCGAGGACCCCATCGAGCGCGCCGCCGCGGCCGGCTCCGCGCCGACGATGACCGACTCGCCCGCGGACGCCGTCGCCGACGCGGACGTCGTCTACACCGACGTCTGGGTGAGCATGGGTCAGGAGAAACTGCGCGAGGAGAAGCTGCCCGCGTTCGAGGGGTACCAGTTGAACCGGGACCTGCTGGCCGACACCGACGCGCGGGTGATGCACTGTCTTCCGGCCCACCGGGGCGAGGAGATCACCGACGACGTGTTGGAGTCGGACCGGACGCTCGTCTGGGAGCAGGCGGAGAACCGGATGCACGCCCAGAAGGCGCTGCTCGTGGAACTGCTGGCGTAG
- a CDS encoding S8 family serine peptidase, whose translation MASDRSRAGSRAVDRRRALRIGAAAVAASVAASPIPRLGSLFDPDGLFGPDDPPPAEPTSNAGTDPIETIHAAGVTGEGVRLGVADPTGFDPGRPELSSATTALRGFGDDPVAVSGPTHGTAAAAAVARVAPAADLALARFSRPREFALAVEWFRDRGVDVLLVPVAAHGTASPERGPVARALRDAEAAGTVVVAPTGNAARGHWQRPVAPDSLREGRAIRGLQVRSPSGDDGPTGRLVAWVTHDGPPALDLSLALVRRTDTGDGRNLIALSTDAPTGTGERLVARLDGGDYRLLVRPSGESPEPGTLDTFRLEVTTPTHRLVPTTPTGSVASPASADTVLAVGAADGDGAAPYSGRGPTSDGGTGVDLVAPPRPWSGPGKPGTSAAAARAAGVAALVCDVLGGSEPRRVRELLETTASEAGRAGTDLGTGHGRLEPLRAVRRARARNGS comes from the coding sequence GTGGCCTCCGACCGCTCACGCGCCGGCTCGCGCGCCGTCGATCGCCGTCGGGCACTACGGATCGGTGCCGCCGCCGTCGCCGCCAGCGTCGCCGCCTCGCCGATCCCGCGCCTCGGCAGCCTGTTCGACCCCGACGGGCTGTTCGGCCCGGACGATCCGCCGCCGGCCGAACCGACCTCGAACGCCGGGACCGACCCGATCGAGACGATTCACGCCGCCGGCGTCACCGGCGAGGGGGTGCGACTCGGCGTGGCGGACCCGACGGGGTTCGACCCGGGCCGTCCGGAACTCTCCTCGGCGACCACGGCCCTGCGCGGGTTCGGGGACGACCCGGTCGCGGTGAGCGGGCCGACCCACGGGACCGCGGCGGCCGCGGCGGTCGCACGGGTCGCGCCCGCCGCCGACCTCGCGCTCGCGCGGTTCAGCCGCCCCCGCGAGTTCGCCCTCGCGGTCGAGTGGTTCCGGGACCGAGGAGTCGACGTCCTGCTCGTGCCGGTCGCGGCCCACGGCACCGCGAGCCCGGAACGGGGACCGGTCGCTCGCGCCCTCCGGGACGCGGAGGCGGCGGGAACCGTCGTCGTCGCACCGACCGGAAACGCCGCCCGTGGCCACTGGCAGCGGCCGGTCGCTCCGGACTCGCTGCGCGAGGGGCGAGCGATCCGCGGGTTGCAGGTCCGATCCCCGTCCGGGGACGACGGGCCGACGGGGCGACTCGTCGCGTGGGTGACCCACGACGGCCCGCCGGCTCTCGACCTCTCGCTCGCGCTCGTCCGCCGGACCGACACGGGCGACGGTCGGAACCTGATCGCGCTCTCGACCGACGCGCCGACCGGGACGGGCGAGCGGCTCGTCGCGCGGCTCGACGGCGGGGACTACCGGCTGCTGGTCCGGCCGTCCGGCGAGTCTCCCGAACCCGGCACGCTCGACACGTTCCGGCTGGAGGTGACGACGCCGACCCATCGGCTGGTCCCGACGACGCCGACCGGGAGCGTGGCGTCGCCGGCCTCGGCGGACACGGTCCTCGCCGTGGGGGCGGCCGACGGCGACGGCGCGGCGCCGTACAGCGGTCGCGGGCCGACGTCCGACGGGGGGACCGGCGTCGACCTGGTCGCGCCACCCCGGCCGTGGTCGGGGCCGGGAAAACCGGGGACGTCCGCTGCCGCGGCCCGGGCGGCCGGCGTCGCCGCGCTCGTGTGCGACGTGCTCGGTGGGAGCGAGCCGCGACGCGTGCGGGAACTCCTCGAAACGACGGCGAGCGAGGCCGGGCGCGCCGGCACCGACCTCGGGACGGGACACGGTCGGCTCGAACCGCTCCGCGCGGTGCGGAGAGCGCGCGCCCGGAACGGGTCCTGA
- a CDS encoding BGTF surface domain-containing protein, with protein sequence MRSNALRLALVACLVLGAVAPAATASASAPTTSRSTATASVAPASTSVAAGSTSAAAGSTSAAGASAAFESTRGAITIDHEGERVTVANDSSQVISGTAEFRVGTELLVRLESTGDTQPAFFVSSNAVVTENGTWAIAADLSRQTAGGTFSVTVTTENGSHSTSADGEIVGCAGDCTEPVPDSPTARPEQTPTATPETNARVSLSDSILAVDRGDVVALELVFLGTETATVRLGDRNATGYELVVRARDANDDGRATVYVDTALAGREGRTVSASTDDAATVRSESSLPSALSAGEYELVVSAGNDTADSPDDVGAVVVQSAETTGENTTRARATPTERPAGSGLSGSVLTGLFGAAFLLGGAALAAVLLRD encoded by the coding sequence GTGAGATCGAACGCGCTCCGGCTCGCGCTCGTCGCCTGTCTGGTGCTGGGGGCGGTCGCGCCGGCCGCGACCGCGTCGGCGTCGGCCCCCACGACGTCACGATCGACCGCCACCGCGTCGGTCGCTCCCGCGTCCACGTCGGTCGCCGCCGGGTCGACATCAGCCGCCGCCGGGTCGACGTCGGCCGCCGGCGCCTCCGCCGCGTTCGAGTCGACCCGGGGGGCGATCACGATCGATCACGAGGGCGAACGCGTCACAGTGGCCAACGACTCCTCGCAGGTCATCTCGGGGACTGCCGAGTTCCGCGTCGGCACCGAGCTCCTCGTCCGGCTCGAGTCGACGGGCGACACCCAGCCCGCGTTCTTCGTCAGCTCGAACGCCGTCGTGACGGAGAACGGCACCTGGGCGATCGCGGCCGATCTCTCCCGGCAGACCGCCGGCGGCACGTTCTCGGTCACCGTCACGACCGAGAACGGCTCGCACTCGACGTCGGCGGACGGCGAGATCGTCGGCTGTGCGGGCGACTGCACCGAGCCGGTTCCCGACTCCCCCACGGCCCGCCCGGAACAGACCCCGACGGCGACGCCGGAGACGAACGCCCGCGTCTCGCTGTCCGACTCGATCCTCGCCGTCGACCGGGGGGACGTCGTCGCGCTCGAACTCGTCTTCCTCGGGACGGAGACGGCGACCGTCCGACTCGGCGACCGGAACGCCACCGGCTACGAGCTCGTGGTCCGCGCCCGCGACGCGAACGACGACGGGCGAGCGACGGTGTACGTCGACACGGCGCTGGCGGGCCGCGAGGGACGGACCGTCAGCGCCTCGACGGACGACGCCGCCACCGTCCGGTCGGAGAGTTCGCTCCCGTCCGCGCTGTCCGCCGGCGAGTACGAACTCGTCGTGTCCGCCGGCAACGACACCGCGGACTCGCCGGACGACGTCGGGGCCGTCGTGGTCCAGTCGGCCGAAACGACGGGCGAGAACACGACCCGGGCGAGGGCGACCCCGACCGAGCGCCCCGCGGGCAGCGGGCTCTCAGGGTCGGTGCTGACGGGGCTGTTCGGCGCGGCGTTCCTGCTGGGCGGCGCCGCGCTGGCGGCCGTCCTGCTCCGGGACTGA
- a CDS encoding [LysW]-lysine hydrolase — MASAVDDATDLDALDSGGRRLLYDLVSIPSESGEEAEAAERLAAFFAEHDREVFLDGVGNVRAPADDSVLLTSHVDTVPGDIPVRIERDPEDEYSPDGDAVLWGRGSVDATGPLAAMAVAAVETGVSFAGVVGEETDSRGARFLVEDREEPDAVVNGEPSGWDGVTLGYRGFLAGTYVATSESGHTSRPDPNAVEHAMNWWNRVEGAFEAADYEPVFEGVTTKPVRFDGGLSADGLSMEATMDVQFRVPPEMEPADVRERADAELDAGTVHWEEPIPPVMTSPRSEVATAFRGAIRRAGGDPRLLRKTGTADVNLYAAAWDAPMATYGPGDSDLDHAPNERLALAEFDRTVDVLCAVCERLAD, encoded by the coding sequence ATGGCCTCGGCCGTCGACGACGCGACCGACCTCGACGCGCTCGATAGCGGGGGACGTCGGCTGCTGTACGACCTCGTCTCGATTCCCTCGGAGTCGGGCGAAGAGGCCGAGGCCGCCGAGCGCCTGGCGGCGTTCTTCGCGGAACACGACCGCGAGGTGTTCCTCGACGGGGTCGGGAACGTCCGCGCCCCAGCGGACGACTCCGTGCTGTTGACCTCCCACGTCGACACCGTGCCGGGCGACATCCCGGTCCGCATCGAGCGCGACCCGGAGGACGAGTACTCGCCCGACGGCGACGCGGTGCTGTGGGGGCGCGGCAGCGTCGACGCCACCGGTCCCCTCGCCGCCATGGCCGTCGCGGCCGTCGAGACGGGCGTCTCCTTCGCCGGCGTCGTCGGCGAGGAGACCGACTCCCGGGGCGCGCGCTTCCTCGTGGAGGACCGCGAGGAACCCGACGCGGTCGTCAACGGCGAGCCGTCCGGCTGGGACGGCGTGACGCTGGGCTACCGCGGCTTCCTCGCCGGCACGTACGTCGCGACGAGCGAGTCCGGCCACACGTCGCGCCCGGACCCGAACGCCGTCGAGCACGCGATGAACTGGTGGAATCGTGTCGAGGGCGCGTTCGAGGCGGCGGACTACGAGCCGGTGTTCGAGGGCGTGACGACGAAGCCGGTGCGCTTCGACGGCGGGCTCTCGGCCGACGGGCTCTCGATGGAGGCGACGATGGACGTCCAGTTCCGCGTTCCGCCCGAGATGGAGCCGGCGGACGTGCGCGAGCGCGCCGACGCCGAACTCGACGCCGGGACCGTCCACTGGGAGGAGCCGATCCCCCCGGTGATGACCAGCCCCCGCAGCGAGGTGGCGACGGCGTTCCGCGGGGCGATCCGACGAGCGGGCGGGGACCCGCGACTGCTCCGCAAGACCGGCACCGCCGACGTGAACCTGTACGCCGCGGCCTGGGACGCCCCGATGGCGACCTACGGCCCCGGCGACTCGGACCTCGATCACGCCCCGAACGAACGCCTCGCGCTCGCCGAGTTCGACCGCACGGTCGACGTGCTGTGTGCGGTCTGTGAGCGCCTCGCCGACTGA
- a CDS encoding aspartate aminotransferase family protein, whose amino-acid sequence MGESFVFSEKPLGIESGEGVRLTGTNGTEYLDFGASYACTPLGHSPPAVVEAVQEQAAELLYVQGSYPVEARTELYGKLGALAPGDLRKVWLCNSGTEANEAAMKFARSATGREKIIAARRGFHGRTMGALALTWKRKYRAAFEPLAGGVEFVDYGDAKELAAAVDDETAAVFLEPVQGEGGVNPATAEYLRTARDLTEDAGAALVFDEIQTGLGRTGAFWACEHAGVTPDALTTAKGLASGLPMGATLCADWLAEEAGDHGSTFSGGPVVAAAANATLEGIVEGDLPGHAADVGDYLHEELSAAVDEHDLGVREVRGQGLMVGIEVKRGSNRLLRDLALNHGILALPAGRSVLRLLPPLVVEEDHVDAVVDALTEVL is encoded by the coding sequence TGCACGCCGCTCGGGCATAGCCCGCCCGCGGTCGTGGAGGCCGTCCAGGAACAGGCGGCCGAGCTGCTGTACGTGCAGGGCTCGTACCCGGTCGAGGCTCGGACGGAACTGTACGGGAAACTCGGCGCGCTCGCGCCCGGCGACCTCCGGAAGGTGTGGCTCTGCAACTCCGGGACCGAGGCGAACGAGGCGGCGATGAAGTTCGCGCGCTCGGCCACCGGCCGGGAGAAGATAATCGCCGCCAGGCGCGGCTTCCACGGCCGGACGATGGGCGCGCTGGCGCTGACCTGGAAGAGGAAGTACCGCGCCGCGTTCGAACCGCTCGCCGGCGGCGTGGAGTTCGTCGACTACGGCGACGCCAAGGAACTGGCCGCAGCCGTCGACGACGAGACGGCGGCGGTGTTCCTCGAACCCGTGCAGGGCGAGGGCGGGGTGAACCCCGCGACGGCCGAGTACCTGCGGACCGCGCGCGACCTGACCGAGGACGCGGGCGCGGCGCTCGTGTTCGACGAGATCCAGACGGGTCTCGGGCGGACGGGCGCGTTCTGGGCGTGCGAGCACGCCGGCGTCACCCCCGACGCGCTCACGACCGCGAAGGGACTCGCCTCCGGCCTGCCGATGGGCGCGACGCTGTGTGCCGACTGGCTCGCCGAGGAGGCGGGCGACCACGGCTCGACGTTCTCGGGCGGCCCGGTCGTCGCCGCCGCCGCGAACGCGACGCTGGAGGGAATCGTGGAGGGGGACCTGCCCGGCCACGCGGCCGACGTCGGCGACTACCTCCACGAGGAACTCTCCGCTGCGGTCGACGAACACGACCTGGGCGTGCGCGAGGTGCGCGGCCAGGGGCTGATGGTCGGCATCGAGGTGAAGCGCGGGTCGAACCGCCTGCTGCGGGACCTGGCGCTGAACCACGGGATCCTCGCGCTCCCGGCCGGCCGGTCGGTGTTGCGCCTCCTGCCGCCGCTGGTGGTCGAGGAGGACCACGTCGACGCGGTCGTGGACGCGCTGACGGAGGTGCTGTAG